From a single Sorghum bicolor cultivar BTx623 chromosome 5, Sorghum_bicolor_NCBIv3, whole genome shotgun sequence genomic region:
- the LOC8057016 gene encoding adagio-like protein 3 isoform X1, which produces MFDGAVAVKRMRLWEEDEVEVVEGEEDEEEEGMEVDAEAGWPQWGAPAAAAAAGLGEPRAAAIVVADASEVDFPVIYVNAAFEAATGYRAHEVLGRNCRFLQFRDPRAQRRHPLVDPMVVSEIRRCLNEGIEFQGELLNFRKDGAPLYNRLRLIPMHGDDGYVTHVIGIQLFSDANIDLSSVSYPVYKQQSNRLSIQDLNSASHEHAPKIQSSDHCAIFQLSDEVLAHNILSRLSPRDVASIGSVCTRMHELTKNNHLRKMVCQNAWGRDVTVRLEMSTKMVGWGRLARELTTLEAASWRKFTVGGRVEPSRCNFSACAVGNRLVLFGGEGVNMQPMDDTFVLNLEAARPEWRRVKVSASPPGRWGHTLSWLNGSWLVVFGGCGQQGLLNDVFVLDLDAQQPTWREVASEAPPLPRSWHSSCTLDGSKLVVSGGCTESGVLLSDTFLLDLTKEKPAWREIPTSWSPPSRLGHTMSVYGTTKLFMFGGLAKSGSLRLRSSDAYSIDVSEDSPQWRQLATTGFPNVGPPPRLDHVAVSLPCGRIIIFGGSIAGLHSPAQLFLIDPAEEKPTWRILNVPGQPPKFAWGHSTCVVGGTRVLVLGGHTGEEWILNELHELCLASRPDEDDD; this is translated from the exons ATGTTTGACGGCGCCGTGGCGGTGAAGCGGATGAGGCTGTGGGaggaggacgaggtggaggtggtggagggggaggaggacgaggaggaggaggggatgGAGGTGGACGCGGAGGCGGGGTGGCCGCAGTGgggggcgccggcggcggcagcggcggcggggcTCGGGGAGCCCAGGGCGGCGGCGATCGTCGTGGCGGACGCGTCGGAGGTCGACTTCCCCGTCATCTACGTCAACGCCGCCTTCGAGGCCGCCACGGGGTACCGCGCGCACGAGGTGCTCGGCCGCAACTG CCGATTCCTACAATTTCGGGATCCACGTGCCCAAAGGCGACATCCCCTTGTTGATCCCATGGTTGTTTCAGAGATTCGGCGATGCCTCAATGAGGGGATTGAATTCCAAGGCGAGCTGCTGAATTTCCGGAAGGACGGTGCTCCACTTTACAACAGATTAAGGctcattcctatgcatggggatgatggctatgtgacaCATGTTATTGGGATCCAGCTATTCTCTGACGCAAACATCGATCTCAGCAGCGTATCATATCCGGTGTATAAGCAACAGTCCAACAGGCTGAGCATTCAAGATCTGAACTCAGCTTCTCATGAGCATGCTCCGAAAATCCAGAGTTCTGACCACTGTGCTATATTTCAATTGTCAGATGAAGTTCTTGCACACAACATCCTATCTCGCCTGTCACCAAGAGATGTTGCATCCATTGGATCAGTCTGTACCAGAATGCATGAGCTAACCAAAAACAATCATCTGAGGAAGATGGTCTGCCAGAATGCATGGGGAAGGGATGTCACTGTCAGGCTTGAGATGAGCACCAAGATGGTAGGATGGGGTCGTCTTGCAAGAGAGTTAACAACTCTTGAGGCAGCCTCATGGAGGAAGTTCACAGTTGGAGGGCGCGTTGAGCCTTCCCGATGCAATTTCAGTGCCTGTGCTGTTGGTAACCGTCTTGTCCTTTTTGGAGGGGAAGGTGTCAACATGCAGCCTATGGATGACACGTTTGTGCTTAACTTGGAGGCTGCAAGGCCAGAATGGCGCCGCGTCAAGGTTTCTGCCTCCCCGCCTGGCCGGTGGGGCCACACTCTATCATGGCTGAACGGGTCATGGCTGGTAGTATTTGGAGGCTGCGGACAGCAAGGTTTGCTCAACGATGTCTTTGTCCTTGACCTTGATGCTCAGCAGCCAACGTGGAGGGAGGTTGCAAGCGAGGCTCCTCCACTGCCACGGTCTTGGCACAGCTCATGCACCCTGGATGGTTCGAAGCTTGTCGTCTCAGGTGGGTGCACCGAGTCTGGTGTTCTTCTCAGCGACACCTTCCTCCTTGACCTCACAAAGGAGAAGCCTGCATGGAGGGAGATTCCTACATCCTGGTCGCCTCCATCCCGCCTCGGCCACACCATGTCTGTCTATGGTACAACTAAACTGTTCATGTTTGGTGGACTGGCAAAGAGCGGCTCGCTCCGACTGCGCTCCAGCGACGCCTACTCGATTGATGTCAGTGAAGATAGTCCGCAGTGGAGACAGTTGGCGACGACTGGATTCCCAAATGTCGGCCCGCCACCAAGGCTCGATCACGTTGCAGTGAGCCTGCCCTGTGGACGGATCATCATATTTGGGGGCTCCATTGCGGGGCTCCACTCCCCAGCGCAGCTGTTCCTGATCGATCCCGCAGAGGAGAAGCCGACATGGAGGATCCTGAACGTACCTGGCCAGCCCCCCAAGTTCGCCTGGGGGCACAGCACCTGCGTGGTTGGCGGCACCAGGGTCCTGGTTCTCGGAGGCCACACTGGGGAGGAATGGATACTGAACGAACTACATGAGCTCTGCCTAGCAAGCAGGCCCGACGAAGACGACGACTGA
- the LOC8057016 gene encoding adagio-like protein 3 isoform X2: MVVSEIRRCLNEGIEFQGELLNFRKDGAPLYNRLRLIPMHGDDGYVTHVIGIQLFSDANIDLSSVSYPVYKQQSNRLSIQDLNSASHEHAPKIQSSDHCAIFQLSDEVLAHNILSRLSPRDVASIGSVCTRMHELTKNNHLRKMVCQNAWGRDVTVRLEMSTKMVGWGRLARELTTLEAASWRKFTVGGRVEPSRCNFSACAVGNRLVLFGGEGVNMQPMDDTFVLNLEAARPEWRRVKVSASPPGRWGHTLSWLNGSWLVVFGGCGQQGLLNDVFVLDLDAQQPTWREVASEAPPLPRSWHSSCTLDGSKLVVSGGCTESGVLLSDTFLLDLTKEKPAWREIPTSWSPPSRLGHTMSVYGTTKLFMFGGLAKSGSLRLRSSDAYSIDVSEDSPQWRQLATTGFPNVGPPPRLDHVAVSLPCGRIIIFGGSIAGLHSPAQLFLIDPAEEKPTWRILNVPGQPPKFAWGHSTCVVGGTRVLVLGGHTGEEWILNELHELCLASRPDEDDD; encoded by the coding sequence ATGGTTGTTTCAGAGATTCGGCGATGCCTCAATGAGGGGATTGAATTCCAAGGCGAGCTGCTGAATTTCCGGAAGGACGGTGCTCCACTTTACAACAGATTAAGGctcattcctatgcatggggatgatggctatgtgacaCATGTTATTGGGATCCAGCTATTCTCTGACGCAAACATCGATCTCAGCAGCGTATCATATCCGGTGTATAAGCAACAGTCCAACAGGCTGAGCATTCAAGATCTGAACTCAGCTTCTCATGAGCATGCTCCGAAAATCCAGAGTTCTGACCACTGTGCTATATTTCAATTGTCAGATGAAGTTCTTGCACACAACATCCTATCTCGCCTGTCACCAAGAGATGTTGCATCCATTGGATCAGTCTGTACCAGAATGCATGAGCTAACCAAAAACAATCATCTGAGGAAGATGGTCTGCCAGAATGCATGGGGAAGGGATGTCACTGTCAGGCTTGAGATGAGCACCAAGATGGTAGGATGGGGTCGTCTTGCAAGAGAGTTAACAACTCTTGAGGCAGCCTCATGGAGGAAGTTCACAGTTGGAGGGCGCGTTGAGCCTTCCCGATGCAATTTCAGTGCCTGTGCTGTTGGTAACCGTCTTGTCCTTTTTGGAGGGGAAGGTGTCAACATGCAGCCTATGGATGACACGTTTGTGCTTAACTTGGAGGCTGCAAGGCCAGAATGGCGCCGCGTCAAGGTTTCTGCCTCCCCGCCTGGCCGGTGGGGCCACACTCTATCATGGCTGAACGGGTCATGGCTGGTAGTATTTGGAGGCTGCGGACAGCAAGGTTTGCTCAACGATGTCTTTGTCCTTGACCTTGATGCTCAGCAGCCAACGTGGAGGGAGGTTGCAAGCGAGGCTCCTCCACTGCCACGGTCTTGGCACAGCTCATGCACCCTGGATGGTTCGAAGCTTGTCGTCTCAGGTGGGTGCACCGAGTCTGGTGTTCTTCTCAGCGACACCTTCCTCCTTGACCTCACAAAGGAGAAGCCTGCATGGAGGGAGATTCCTACATCCTGGTCGCCTCCATCCCGCCTCGGCCACACCATGTCTGTCTATGGTACAACTAAACTGTTCATGTTTGGTGGACTGGCAAAGAGCGGCTCGCTCCGACTGCGCTCCAGCGACGCCTACTCGATTGATGTCAGTGAAGATAGTCCGCAGTGGAGACAGTTGGCGACGACTGGATTCCCAAATGTCGGCCCGCCACCAAGGCTCGATCACGTTGCAGTGAGCCTGCCCTGTGGACGGATCATCATATTTGGGGGCTCCATTGCGGGGCTCCACTCCCCAGCGCAGCTGTTCCTGATCGATCCCGCAGAGGAGAAGCCGACATGGAGGATCCTGAACGTACCTGGCCAGCCCCCCAAGTTCGCCTGGGGGCACAGCACCTGCGTGGTTGGCGGCACCAGGGTCCTGGTTCTCGGAGGCCACACTGGGGAGGAATGGATACTGAACGAACTACATGAGCTCTGCCTAGCAAGCAGGCCCGACGAAGACGACGACTGA
- the LOC8066061 gene encoding binding partner of ACD11 1, with protein MQVRLDPGYLRIGVAPAELCTSSPSSSASPQPCTSPNWTIDVSDVRTIKVTNVPLSATAENMKEFFSFSGEIEYVEMRRDSETSQVAYVTFKEFHGADTALLLSGSSMCGDVPVNIAPVEDYELPPEAYSHSHPEERSPAPGTPTGEAVKKAEEVVSTMLAKGFVLSKDALRRAQSFDGRHQQLLSTATARVASLDRRLGLSDKFSLGTAAARGAARGVDERFQVTERAWGAFSAAGEVVAGSPYASRGAAWVSAAVGAVARAASDVGAMTMEKVVRAEEEGTAAEQGNAGRVDVHDGQVAAAQHGAM; from the exons ATGCAGGTCCGGCTGGACCCTGGCTATTTGAGGATAGGAGTCGCTCCAGCTGAACTTTGcacatcatcaccatcatcatcagcaTCACCACAGCCCTGCACTTCCCCCAATTGGACGATCGACGTGTCGGAC GTCAGAACTATCAAGGTGACCAACGTACCTCTCTCAGCGACCGCGGAGAACATGAAGGAGTTCTTCTCCTTCTCTGGCGAGATCGAGTATGTCGAGATGCGAAG GGACTCGGAGACGTCTCAGGTCGCTTATGTCACCTTCAAGGAGTTCCATGGAGCTGACACAGCTCTACTCCTCTCT GGATCAAGCATGTGTGGCGATGTTCCTGTGAACATCGCGCCAGTGGAAGACTACGAACTGCCACCGGAAGCCTACTCCCACTCGCATCCAGAAGAAAGGTCGCCGGCGCCGGGCACGCCGACCGGGGAGGCcgtgaagaaggcggaggaggtggtgaGCACCATGCTGGCCAAGGGCTTCGTGCTGAGCAAGGACGCGCTGCGGCGCGCGCAGTCGTTCGACGGGCGGCACCAGCAGCTGCTGTCCACGGCGACGGCGCGCGTCGCGTCGCTGGACCGCCGCCTGGGGCTCAGCGACAAGTTCAGCCTCGGCACGGCGGCGGCCCGCGGCGCGGCGCGCGGCGTCGACGAGCGGTTCCAGGTCACGGAGCGCGCCTGGGGCGCCTTCTCCGCGGCCGGGGAGGTCGTGGCCGGCAGCCCCTACGCGTCGCGCGGCGCCGCGTGGGTGTCGGCCGCCGTCGGCGCCGTCGCCAGGGCCGCGTCCGACGTCGGCGCCATGACCATGGAGAAGGTGGTCAGGGCCGAGGAGGAAGGCACGGCGGCGGAGCAAGGGAACGCGGGTCGTGTCGACGTGCACGACGGACAGGTAGCTGCAGCTCAGCACGGTGCAATGTAG